gagagagagacagagagagagagacagagagagagacagagagagagagacagagagagagacagagagagagacagagagagagagacagagagagagagacagagagagagacagagagagagagagacagagagagacagagagagagagagagagagagagcacagagaaagagacagagagagagagagacagagagagagacagagagagagacagagagagagacagagagagagagagagacagagagagagagagagagagacagagagagagacagagagagagagagacagagagagagacagagagagagagagagagagagacagagagagagagagagagagagagagagacagagagagagacagagagagagagacagagagagagacagagagagagacagagagagagacagagagagagagacagagagagagacagagagagagacagagagagagagaggagagagagacacagagaaagagacagggagagagacacagagaaagagacagggggggacagagaaagagacagggagagagagacacagagaagagacagacagagagacacagagaaagagacaggggagagagagacagagaaagagacaggggagagagagggacagagattgagggagaaagacacagagaaagagataggggagagagacagacagagaagagacagagagagagagacagagaaagagacagggggagagagacagagaaagagacagggagagagagacacagagaaagagacagggggagagagacacagagaaagagacaggggagagagagagacagagaaagagacagggggagagagagacacagagaaagagacagggagagagagacacagagaaagagacaggggagagagacacagagaaagagacaggggagagagagacagagaaaagacagggagagagagacacagagaaagagacaggggagagagacacagagaaagagacagggagagagagacagagagagacagggggagagagagacagagaaagagggagagagacagagagaaagagacagggggagagagacacagagaaagagacagggggagagagacagagaaagagacaggggagagagacacagagaaagagacaggggagagagacacagagaaagagacagggagagacacagagaaagagacagggggagagagacagagaaagagacagggagagagagagagagaaggagagagagggagagagaaagagacagggggagagagacagagaaagagacagggggagagagagagacagagaaagagacagggggagagagacagagaaagagacagggggggagacagagaaagagacagggggagagagacagagaaagagacaggggggagagagacacagagaaagagacagggggagagagacacagagaaagagacaggggagaaagagacagagaaagagacaggggagagagagacacagagaaagagacagggggagagagacacagagaaagagacagggggagagagacacagagaaagagacagggggagagagacacagagaaagagacaggggagagagagacagagaaagagacagggggagagagacacagagaaagagacagggagagagagacacagagaaagagacaggggagagagagacacagagaaagagacagggggagagagagacagagaaagagacaggggagagagacacagagaaagagacaggggagagagagacacagagaaagagacaggggagagagagacacagagaaagagacagggggagagagacacagagaaagagacaggggagagagagacagagaaagagacagggggagagagacacagagaaagagacaggggagagagagacacagagaaagagacagggggagagagacacagagaaagagacagggggagagagacacagagaaagagacaggggagagagacacagagaaagagacaggggggagagagagacacagagaaagagacagggggagagagacacagagaaagagacagggggagagagacacagagaaagagacagggggagagagacacagagaaagagacagggggagagagagacacagagaaagagacagggggagagagacacagagaaagagacaggggagagagagacacagagaaagagacagggggagagagagacacacagagaaagagacagggagagagagagacagagaaagagacagggggagagagagacacagagaaagagacagggggagagagacacagagaaagagacagggggagagagacacagagaaagagacagggggagagacacagagaaagagacaggggggagagagacacagagaaagagacagggggagagagacagagaaagagacaggggagagagagacagagaaagagacagggggagagagacacagagaaagagacaggggggagagagacacagagaaagagacagggggagagagacacagagaaagagacagggagagagagacacagagaaagagacagggagagagacacagagaaagagacagggggagagagacacagagaaagagacaggggagagacagagaaagagacagggggagagagacacagagaaagagacagggggagagagacagagaaagagacaggggagagagagacagagaaagagacaggggggagagagacagagaaagagacagggggagagagacacagagaaagagacaggggagagagagagagaaagagacagggggggagagacacagagaaagagacagggggagagagacagagaaagagacagggggagagagacacagagaaagagacaggggagagagacacagagaaagagacaggggagagagagacacagaaagagacaggggaggagagagacagagaaagagacagggagagagagacagagaaagagacagggggagagagacagagaaagagacagggggagagagacacagagaaagagacagggggagagagacagagaaagagacagggggagagagacagagaaagagacagggggagagagacacagagaaagagacagggggagagagacagagaaagagacagggggagagagacacagagaaagagacaggggagagagacagagaaaagagacagagagagacacagagaaagagacagggggagagagacacagagaaagagacagggggagagagacagagaaagagacagggggagagagacagagagagagacagggggagagagacagagaaagagacaggggagagagacagagagaaagagacagggggagagagacacagagaaagagacagggggagagagacacagagaaagagacagggagagagagacacagagaaagagacagggagagagagacacagagaaagagacaggggagagagacacagagaaagagacagggggagagacacagagaaagagacagggggagagagagacacagagaaagagacagggggagagagacacagagaaagagacagggggagagagacacagagaaagagacagggagagagagacagagaaagagacaggggagagagacagagaaagagacagggggagagagacacagagaaagagacagggggagagagacacagagaaagagacagggggagagagacacagagaaagagacagggggagagagacacagagaaagagacaggggagagagacacagagaaagagacagacagggagagagagacagagagaaagagacagggagagagagacagagaaagagacagggagaaagagacagagaaagagacagggggagagaggagaaagagacagggagaagagacagagaaagagacaggggagagagagacagagaaagagacagggggagagagacagagaaagagacagggggagagagacacagagaaagagacaggagagagacagagaaagagacagggggagagatacagagaaagagacaggggagagagacagagaaagagacagggggagagagagacagagaaagagacagggagagagacacagagaaaaagagagacaggggagatagagacagagaagagacaggggagatatatacagagaaagagacaggagagagagacacagagaaagagacagggggagagagagagaaagagacaggggagagagacagagaaagagacagggggagagagaaagagacagggagagagagacagagaaagagacaggggggagagagacagagaaagagacaggggagagagacacagagaaagagacaggggagagagacacagagaaagagacaggggagagagagacacagagaaagagacagggggagagagacacagagaaagagacaggggagagagacacagagaaagagacaggggagagagagagacagagaaagagacaggggagagagagacacagagaaagagacagggggagagagagacacagagaaagagacaggggagagagagacacagagaaagagacagggggagagagacacagagaaagagacagggggagagagacacagagaaagagacaggggagagagacacagagaaagagacagggagagagagacacagagaaagagacaggggggagagagacagagaaagagacaggggggagagacagagaaagagacaggggggagagagacacagagaaagagacagggggagagagacacagagaaagagacaggggagagagagacagggaaagagacagggagagagacacagagaaagagagggggagagagacacagagaaagagacaggggagagagacacagagaaagagacaggggagagagagacagagaaagagacaggggggagagagacacagagaaagagacagggggagagacacagagaaagagacaggggagagagagacagagaaagagacagggggagagagacagagaaagagacagggggagagagacacagagaaagagacagggggagagagagacagagaaagagacagggggagagagacagagaaagagacaggggggagagacacagagaaagagacagggggagagagacacagagaaagagacaggggggagagagacacagagaaagagacaggggagagagagacacagagaaagagacaggggagagagagagacagagaaagagacaggggagagagagacacagagaaagagacaggggggggagagagacagagaaagagacagggggagagagacagagaaagagacagggggagagagacacagagaaagagacagggagagagagacacagagaaagagacaggggagagagagagagacagggagaaagagagagaaaggagggagagagagacacagagaaagagacaggggggagagagacagagaaagagacagggagagagagacacagagaaagagacagggagagagagagacagagaaagagacagggggagagagacagagaaagagacaggggagagagacacagagaaagagacagggggagagagacagagaaagagacaggggagagagagacagagaaagagacaggggggagagagacagagaaagagacaggggggagagagacacagagaaagagacaggggagagagagacacagagaaagagacaggggagagagagacagagaaagagacaggggggagagagacacagagaaagagacaggggggagagagacacagagaaagagacaggggagagagacacagagaaagagacaggggagagagagacagagaaagagacagggagagagagacacagagaaagagacaggggggagagagacagagaaagagacagggggagagagacacagagaaagagacagggagagagagagacagagaaagagacagggggagagagacacagagaaagagacaggggagagagagacagagaaagagacagggggagagagacagagaaagagacagggggagagagacacagagaaagagacaggggagagagacacagagaaagagacaggggagaaagagacagagaaagagacaggggggagagagacagagaaagagacagggggagagagacacagagaaagagacaggggggagagagacacagagaaagagacaggggggagagagacacagagaaagagacaggggagagagagacagagaaagagacaggggagagagagacagagaaagagacaggggggagagagacacagagaaagagacaggggagagagagacagagaaagagacaggggagaaagagacagagaaagagacaggggggagagagacagagaaagagacaggggagaaagacacagagaaagagacaggggggagagagacagagaaagagacaggggagaaagagacagagaaagagacaggggggagagagacagagaaagagacaggggggagagagacacagagaaagagacaggggagagagagtcagagaaagagacaggggggagagagacacagagaaagagacaggggagagagagacagagaaagagacagggggagagagagacacagagaaagagacaggagagagagacacagagaaagagacaggggggagagagacacagagaaagagacaggggagagagacacacagagaaagagacaggggagagagagagacagagaaagagacaggggagagagagagacagagacagggggagagagagacacagagaaagagacagggggagagagacacagagaaagagacaggggagagagagacacagagaaagagacaggggagagagagacacagagaaagagacaggggagagagagacacagagacactgtCCGCACCATCATCGGCAGTGTATGTGATCGAGGGCGGTGCTGTTACCATACCgagcagtgatgtactgggctgtccgcaccaccctcggCAGTGTATGTGATCGAGGGCGGTGCTGTTACCATACCgagcagtgatgtactgggctgtccgcaccaccctcggCAGTGTATGTGATCGAGGGCGGTGCTGTTACCATACCgagcagtgatgtactgggctgtccgcaccaccctcggCAGTGTATGTGATCGAGGGCGGTGCTGTTACCATACCgagcagtgatgtactgggctgtccgcaccaccctcggCAGTGTATGTGATCGAGGGCGGTGCTGTTACCATACCAAGCattgatgcagccagtcaagatgctctcaatggtgcagctgtagaactttttgatgTTTTGAGGGCCACACCAAACTTCCTTCATGACTGTGCgcgtgtgagtggaccattttaAGTCGTTAGTGATTTGGACCCAGAGGAACTTGGGGAGAAGTCAGATTTCAGCGGGTTCATTCTGTTTTGGTAAGAGGGTGAGGTGGTGTGACAGGGTTCATTCTGTTGTGGTAAGAGGGTGAGGTGGTGTGACAGGGTTCATTCTGTTGTGGTAAGAGGGTGAGGTGGTGTGACAGGGTTCATTCTGTTGTGGTAAGAGGGTGAGGTGGTGTGACAGGGTTCATTCTGTTGTGGTAAGAGGGTGAGGTGGTGTGACAGGGTTCATTCTGTTGTGGTAAGAGGGTGAGGTGGTGTGACAGGGTTCATTCTGTTGTGGTAAGAGGGTGAGGTGGTGTGACAGGGTTCATTCTGTTGTGGTAAGAGGGTGAGGTGGTGTGACAGGGTTCATTCTGTTGTGGTAAGAGGGTGAGGTGGTGTGACAGGGTTCATTCTGTTGTGGTAAGAGGGTGAGGTGGTGTGACAGGGTTCATTCTGTTGTGGTAAGAGGGTGAGTTGGTGTGACAGGGTTCATTCTGTTTTGGTAAGAGGGTGAGGTGGTGTGACAGGGTTCATTCTGTTGTGGTAAGAGGGTGAGGTGGTGTGACAGGGTTCATTCTGTTGTGGTAAGAGGGTGAGGTGGTGTGACAGGGTTCATTCTGTTGTGGTAAGAGGGTGAGTTGGTGTGACAGGGTTCATTCTGTTGTGGTAAGAGGGTGAGTTGGTGTGACAGGGTTCATTCTGTTTTGGTAAGAGGGTGAGGTGGTGTGACAGGGTTCATTCTGTTGTGGTAAGAGGGTGAGGTGGTGTGACAGGGTTCATTCTGTTGTGGTAAGAGGGTGAGGTGGTGTGACAGGGTTCATTCTGTTGTGGTAAGAGGGTGAGTTGGTGTGACAGGGTTCATTCTGTTGTGGTAAGAGGGTGAGGTGGTGTGACAGGGTTCATTCTGTTGTGGTAAGAGGGTGAGTTGGTGTGACAGGGTTCATTCTGTTTTGGTAAGAGGGTGAGGTGGTGTGACAGGGTTCATTCTGTTGTGGTAAGAGGGTGAGGTGGTGTGACAGGGTTCATTCTGTTGTGGTAAGAGGGTGAGTTGGTGTGACAGGGTTCATTCTGTTTTGGTAAGAGGGTGAGGTGGTGTGACAGGGTTCATTCTGTTGTGGTAAGAGGGTGAGGTGGTGTGACAGGGTTCATTCTGTTGTGGTAAGAGGGTGAGGTGGTGTGACAGGGTTCATTCTGTTGTGGTAAGAGGGT
This window of the Oncorhynchus keta strain PuntledgeMale-10-30-2019 chromosome 4, Oket_V2, whole genome shotgun sequence genome carries:
- the LOC127916165 gene encoding octapeptide-repeat protein T2-like, which translates into the protein ERDRERDTERETERERERERERQRERERERDRERETERETERERQRERQRERQRERETERERQRERDRERERQRERERQRERDRERETERERQRERERERERERERETERERQRERERETERERQRERERERERDRERERERERDRERETERETERERQRERQRERDRERDRERDRERETERERQRERQRERETERDREREREREHRERDRERERQRERQRERQRERQRERERQRERERETERETERERDRERDRERERERDRERERERERDRERDRERETERETERETERETERERQRERQRERQR